ACAGAATTTGCAAATAGGAAGGCAGTCTAATTCCTCTATCTCTAGACAGGATTATGCCAATGTTCGAACTCTTCGCATTTGGCATCAGTCTACTGTTCAGGAAGAAAAATGGGGGATATTATTTGTCAAGCACATTGGCACGATTTTTCgaatccaaaataattttgaaattctggAGCCAATCAGCATAGTTTGCTCCCATAAGACGATTATTCTCAAATGTAATGAAAAGCGGATTCTAAgacataattatcaaaatcaaaataagagAAAGCAAAAATTAGCATTCATTCttaatgttaaatataaaatttattatttggtgTTTTAGTCACAAATTACTCTAACTACTTCTTTAAATTCCACTAACGCTCAAGTGgtctttgaaaaatatttttctagtgGGCTTGAAGtccacaaattaattttcatactcCACTTCTACGATTTGCATTAAAATCATTTGATGGAAGGTAACTCTTTACCATTCTCATCTCCATGAGATTACCGAGTCTTTTTTGTCACTTTTTGCACAACTTCGAGGATTCCAATTGAATTGCGTTATTATGCATTAAACCCAACCCATCAACTAAAAGATAATCTTACATGTTGGCCCACATGGCTTGTGAGTCAAATACCACTAAAATGGCCTACTTGTTTCATAATGATAATACAACTTTCCACTAATCACAAAAAGTGTCACGAATTGTGAAACCACAGTTTGAAAGGTGGAAGCATAATATACCACACCACTACGGATCAAAAAATTggtttatcaaatattttttatttaattcattatgagtgtaatatttaaatttggactTTCCGAGTTAGAGTTTATGGCTTTCATGACTTCAAGATTCCATCACAATATTCATTAcgtattttgtatttttgttgttcatatatcatatatttgaGAAAAGCATGATGAGAACCACATGCAGAATAAAATCTAGCATGCCAAAATGACTAAAAACTTCTCAAAAGGTGTCCAAAGCGGCAGTGTTTTTAtaattgggtaaattacaacaagtttatttgaaatttgcataattacataaatttattattttttgaaatattataaatacgttttatattggaaaaaaaaattagtccaTTAACGTTgctttcattcaattttagtccactaattatgataaataacatattttatgcactatatttgaaaaatgcttcaattaatttaagattttGGTGTCAATTTTTCGGTCAATTGAATGGAAATAGATGGTGTGTCAATTAATTGCTTATTTGTCCAGCAAAATAAACCATGTCATTGTCTGACGTGGTTAATAAATACACTAGGCATCCTACATGGcttaattgtatataaatataaacataatgataaaataaaattattatatatttaatataacctttaaaaaaaatctctacCCCTCCACCCCCTCCCTTGCCACCCACCTTCCTAGTCCACCTTCGCCGGCCCCATCTGTTTGGGGTAGAGTCGCCCCCTTCTATGGCTGGCGAGGGCGGGGATGAGTGAGGGCAGgggttatttttttaaaatttatattatttaaaataattatctaaaaaaataaaattatttatatttatctatagttttatgtactttttttttatctaaataagctataatgatttataaaataataattaattttataatctataagtatttacaaaatatttatttataattatatacaattttatgtgtttatattttttttcgataatgTATTCATTTTTAAGTTGGTATAttgagttatatattttatctaatttataatacattttaaagTGTATAAGATCACTTATCATATACAGGCACAAACAACGTGTCACTGAAGctagtatataaaatataaattcaaagcttgtttttatgcaatttgacattctttctttcatttgagTACTTATGTGGGAGTGAAgagataaaatacaattactcAAGAAACTAAGTCCAAGTCATCAGTCACGTTAGACATTAGTGCCacatggaataaaaaatttccaaatttATGGACATGAGTAGTCCACATGCTAATTCCTggcgaaaattaaaaaaatcaactacCGGAGTATCTAATTGAAGCATTTTCCAAGTATAGTgtaaaaaatgagattattatcataattattggattaaaattgtaCGAGAGCCAAGTTAATGgactaatttcttttttcttttatatttgatgaaattatgtatgaCGCGCGCAAAAAAAATAGCCTGGGTCAATGGATCTGGACTGTCGTTCGAGGATTAGGCTGAGGTGTATATGGACCTAGAGAAAAGGGGCCTGCAATAAAATacgttagcactccgacgTCAAAATAAGTATTGACTTCAaggtgaaataaaataagaatgtaaataaagataataagGAATTGATATATGCTTTAATTCGAAAGAAATATGCAATTTGGCAAGAGGATGCTTCATGAGTGCTTAGCGAGTTAAAAGAGCCGTCCCCCGCCTAGAGGACCAAACTTGTTTATATAGGGGAATGAACTCGCTTGCTGGGAGGTCTATCCCTCTTTCTAGATTTTCAAGGAGATAGGTTAAGGTGGTTTGATAAGGTAGGGGCTCCGGGTTGGAGTCTTTTGCTGCCTTATTCTTGTCAGCTTCTTGCTTTTGATATGGCTCTGTTCTTGGAGCCTTTTCCCCACATACGTACTCCATTAAATACCCATTCTATATGAGTCGCTCTATTTCGTTCTTTAAGTGTCCATATTCCTCCATAATGTGGCCATGGGGGTCATCCCTAGCCTATTTTGGTCGCGCCAATAAGCCATTTCCTTCTACTGCCATGAGGACTTGAGTAATGGGGACCATCAACGGGGTATATACAgcattcactttctaaataGGTGGTTTCTTGTCCCAAAAATCAAGCATGGACTTCTTGATAGGGACCTCTTCATTCGTTTCCTTCATTCTCTCTCCACAACTCTCCATCGTTGAAGCTTGAGCATCCTCcatgttgatatattttgtAGCTCCGGTTAGAAGGGCATCAAACTTGGAGACGAACTTCTTAGCTAGGGACTTAAAGAAGAGACTAGCTTTAACCTCTTGGTGGCGCGGGGCACCTCCAGTGCAGCTGTGTTAAATCTTTATAGATACTCCGTCAAAAGCTCACCCTTTTTCTACCATACAACGAAGAGACTAAGCTCAGCTTTTGAAGCTTTCTACTACTAGCGAACTAGTGTAAAAAGAGGGATAGGAGCTCCTGGAAACTTCCTATCAGTCCATCCATTGTTGGGCTGCTTTAGCGAAGGTGGTGATGAAGACACGACATTTGATCCTATTAGTGTATTGATGTAAGAAATCTGCATTCTCATAGCGCGAGAGATGCTCTTGTGGATTTGTGGTGCCATCATACTCGGAAATAGTCGAAGTACGACAATTCATGCGGAACTCATCTGCCATTACCACTTCTGTGAAGGGGACACCTTATTGTCCTTCCGTGGGTGCTCCTGCAATTTGGTACTAGACGTCTTGAAGGCCCTTCTACAAGCACTCCAGGTGTGCGAGCCATGAGGCGGGACCTCCTGTTGGGCCTGCGAAGAGTGTCCCTGACCTCCTGCGGGGGGACCATTTCACCTTTTTCTTCGAGGGTATCCACGTTGGATGGAGTTGCTGCACGGGCTTGGACGAGTGTTGCCATCTATTCTCAGATGGCCATTGCAAATCATTTGTTGAATGGTTCCTAGGGAGCGTTGGGGACAATTCTCCTAAAGAGGTGCCGGAGGAGGTGCTGCGACGTGGAGGCTCAATCTGTGGGTTAGTGGACCTGGGGGTCTTAGGACTGGCCCCCAGCTGGTGGGTGCCAGGGATCTTCCTGATACGACCTGCAGGGCTGGGGCACCACCAGCCGTCTCCAAGGCCTGTTTATTTGGGCTGTTGTTGGGTGTTTTTATTGCTAGTCACGTCTTCAACTCTGTGTTTTCAATAGACGGTGCCAATTAATATGTACAAAAATAGCATGGGTCCAATGGATCTAGACTTTCATTCGAGGATTGGGATGAGGTGTTTATGGACCTAGAGAAAAAGgatatgcaataaaaaaatgttagcACTCCGTCCAAAGTTAGTATTAGATTCAAGgtaaataaaacaagaaagtaAATAAACCAAATAATGAATCAAGATATGATGATTAATTCGAAAGAAATGTGCAAATTCGCAAAAGAATGCTTGATGAGTGCTTGGAATGTTAAAAGAGTCTTCCCCTGCCTGGAGGACCAgagctatatatatagggtaatGCCCCAGCTTACTGGTGATCTATCCCTCTTCCTAGATTTTCTGGGAGATAGGGTAAGGTGGTTGGATAAGTGGCAAATTATCCTCATCCACAACTAGATGTGGCCAATGAAAGTATCCTTCCATTAGGGGAGACCCCTTGCTTGCAAAGAGTCTTATACGCCAGGGAGCCCTAGCTGCCAGGGAGTCCTAGACTCCAAGGAAACCCTCCTTGCTTGGACTGTCTTTCTAAGGCTAACATTGTTCGAGGTAGCGATTGACTGGTGGACCAGCTGTACACCACGTGAGGAGAGGGAGTTGTCAGATTTATGGGCCTTTTTGGTTGGTCGTCCTTATCGGATCATGATCATGGGTTGCGTTTAAGGTGCCTTGGGCCTCCGTCCTCCTTCTTGGACTGCCTTGCTCCATCGGCTACTGGAGCATGTGCATTAAATGTTAAGAACTGGGCTACCCCAAGCCTTCTTATCTTCTTAGATTGAGCCTACTCAGACATGCACATCAACGTAATTTTTGGATGGGAATTTGGAATTGTGCACTTTATtcttgctatattttttattaaaagaattgaaaaattgtaaaaaccAGTCGAGGTCAATAGAAGATTTTGTCAAATTCTAAAAAGTGTCCACTTATTctataaaacaattaaaaaaaatctaaaaaaacaagtaaaaaattacaatccaCAGTCCACaagagcattttggtcagATTAATACAAGAAATGAACCGAAACCTAATAGAGACGAACGAATTGACCTTGTTTTATgaccattaaaataaaaaatattaataatttttctaataataaaataatatttataattacactgAATCCCATAATAAGTCGCTATAAGTTaccttttataatttaggatATAATGAATGTCAACGTGGCTGGTGATTACTTAACAACATATTTTGCCGCCTGTAAGAGGAGGATGTATAAATTAGAACCAGTCTTTATTGCTGGTAATATATGCacatttaattagtatattgttaatatatcaattgaCATGTTGTCAATAATTCCAATCATTGTTGATGATGAAGAAGCAAGAGATGTTTCATCATCAACACGCATCCATGTCTTAAAAACTGAGGAACCTGGAATGCCAATCATGACCCTTGAGACCAACTTTTCTGCTTCATGGAGGGCctggattaattaattcagtacctaaatctttatataattgaaaaacatTCTTCcctttattcaatttttttattgatttcatttttctctttttcttctctcactCGTTCTTAagatatatacttttttaaatcacaattatctttctataatttaaaaataaactgtacatacatatttaaatatgccACACacactaataataattaaatatttatgtagaattaattaaatgattatgatctatatgtatacaaataaaattcacTCAATACCTTGGcgccatttttttcttttattaattaaagtaattaagTACACAATTTACAAGCCGATGGggtagttaattaatatcaaacgACCAtctcatctaaaaatttaaattattaaataggataaaatgtaatttatctccctatgaTATGACAAATGAACAAAACATCctctgtaaaaaataatatagcaaattaccccatgtattttgagaaataaagcaaattacctccctaACAATGATTTCTATAGAAgggttctttttttaattatccatATCACAGAGGGATAAATTGCGTTCAACCCTTGTTAGATATATAAGAGgatcatataatatttcatatctCAACAAGGCCTTGACATGCAAACCCTACACGTGAAACTTTTACGACATTAAATTCGAActcaatactttttatttgacctggctctgataccactgcaAGAAAAAATAGCTCAATAGTAACGGAAAAAATGGCTCGACTCTGATACCACTATTgagctatttttttatagcatACTATGTAAAACGACCatctcatttaaaaaaaaaaattattaaaagaatcatttaacatttaatattttttgaacatGCATTTGGTAGTGGGACATAATCCGCATAATTAGAGGTTCAATGTTAGTAATGCAAACAGTGTGATGACGATATATTTTCCAACTACTCAGCTTTCCCATCAGCTTGGAATATTGAGGTTCATGAAAATGATGCCTTCTCTTCTTCACGCTAAAGCTCATTTTCACCATAGATCTGTCCCCACACGCATTATTTAAGACTCTACGTTCATTTcgaatctaataaattaagagaGAAAATGTATATTAGTAATCATATACTAaatgaaattgttaaattaagttgtttctaagtatatatattaattaactgatagtaatttttttttgtcagaatataattttgaaaaacttaagaactttatttaattaagctttcgttattgataattaattgtttattttattgctacaaaaaatgatagtattatcaacaaaattaaatatcgcTATCTCATATaatcaaaaaaacaaattttcaatataatgaatttcgtaattgtaaaaataataagggaaaaatgcaaacaattCCTTTATGATATGACAAATGAGTTAATTactccttaaaaaaaatagcaatttatttctcTGTACTTTTAAAAGTACGATAATTTACCTCCCCGTATTTTTAACAATGAAGCAAAAGAATTCATAGTATATTGGTACTTTCAATTTAGATGTGTCAGAAATTGTGTCcagtgataattttatcagtaatttttgttactaataattatagtgtgacaattaaaattatttttaattaatatatgtttttgtgataattttaaaattataattcactattttattataagtgacaattttaaataattattgttaaataattttaaaattgtaatgatGTGAccaaacaattttatttttattttttatcactcAATGACAATCAGTAAAATAATGTATAGATCATGCCTGATGATAATTCGCTTTTATCATTGTGGAGTAACTCCTCCacactaatatataaaacggaaaattatttatttattccttTAAGTTTGtctttattgattttagttttttaaatttatttgtttttgttttagttcggtaatttttagaattgtttaaatttagtGCTTTGATCCAATTTTAGACAATCTTACCTCTACACAGTTTTTCAAAAGCAATTTTAGTCTATATATATCCGTTCATTTTGCATCTCATAGCTAACCCTCGTCTAAAATGATATAAGAGTCTctgtttattgaagaaatattcatttataatacaCGTAGACCATTATGATGGACTATTAACCTTTATTATCAAAAGTGCAAAAGAGTCATAATTTACGCTAAAGAACCAAATCTACgcaaaattgatagataaaggactaaatctaATATCGCTAAAGATAAAacaccaaaataaattcaaaacaaagttataaaacaaaaattttcttttttcgtatgattattattttggttagttaatttgcaaaaaaaaatgctttaaCTTTGGAGTTGTTTGAGGATGTAACTTTTTTCCTGTTCTTTCATAGGAATGAATATCTTTGTTcgtatattaattaacatcATTCATGCATGCGATTTGATTATGAATTAACTAAcatggaaaaattataactgtAGGGAATTTTGCACcatattttggcttaaatgcatttttggttttataagTTAGATTATTTcgtatttttgtcctttaattttatagggTAGCATATtaatcttgtttttttttttttaaattttcattatttcagTCTTTTTTTCACCAGAATTCACTTCCACCAACGAGAAGGGTGAACTCCAATAAAAACAAGACTGaaccataaaaattaaaaagatataagacATAATTTATTCCGATgacttttgtaaaatttggtatcgaaaggattaaaattaaaaaatgtaaaaaaattataaaactttagTACAATcctaaaaaaggaaaaaatgcaagcaacccccttatgatattgcaatgagcaaattattcccttatgaaaaaaaaaaatagcgatttacctccctatattttttaaaatacaacaatctacctccctatgtttttcaaaatgaagtaatttactaGCTCCTTGTATAAGAGGTAaactgcttcattttaaaaaatacataggaggtaaattgctatatttttttcataaggtggtaatgtgctcattttcaatatcataggggtaaattgctattcaccttcctaaaaaataaagaataaaaaataccaaaatattaaagttagagcacaaaaattctattttagcCTATACATCAAATGTGTTGTTATTGGCAGTACATAATTAAGTTGTTGCTTCAAACCTAATTAAACGACAAGTCAAGCCCACCTCTTTATTTCTAGATTGCTTGACAAACAACATAACATCCTCATTCTCTACTCTATGGTGCATGATTAGTAGATGAGTTAGCCCACCAAACTACTTTCTCTTTTACTTATTCCTTCTCAACTCATTTATCTATAATTCTTGTTTCATTTTGCCACATGGAACTGAAAGGGGATgattttatgttataattcTTAGTCAAGAcagaagatatatatatatatatatgtctataaGTTCTGTGGAAAGTAAACTAATTCATTTGTTCCTAAACAAggttctttcttttattagtaTGTCACATATATAATTGACACGtggaattattttgaataaaatatttttatgaattatattatatattaggttttgttaagtaaaataatacatatatatatatataaataaatttaaactaatgTGAAAATCggatttatgaaaaattgttgATAAAAGAAGATAATCCCctacataaaagaaaatgattctttcttattattaaGGTTTAAAAATCgtgataaatcaatttatatattctaccGTCAGACAAGatggatattaaaatttaaacttttactGGGATCGGACTTACACTTGTAGACATGCTATAGTTTCAACAACCACCCCAAGACTAGGGCGAAGCCCTGACGCAATATTGAAATCGCACCCTCCTTGACATCGAAATAAAGGGTTTAGTTGGGCAAGATTGCCTTATTTTTCTCCACATTCACCGAGTCCTCAATCTCTCTCATCCCATTTCTTGCCACCAGCCCTTTGATTCATTCCCTTTTGTATCTCATGTAGCTatattctctcttcttttgtcATCACAATCCTCTCCTATATATCGTATCCCTcactatctatatatatttgttcacCTCAGAGTAGAAATTGATGTAACAAATTACTCTCAATTATGATGTCTTCATTTCATCACTTCTCCTTGTGTTCAATGGCACTGACTCTAGTTCTTGCCCTGGTTCTTCTGTTTGTTTCCCCTGCTGTTTCAACTTCCCGGAACCTAATCGGCCGCCAGAACATGAAAACAGGCTTCCAGGTGACGTTAAAACATGTCGATTCTGGTGGGAACTTCACCAAATTCGAGCTCTTACAACGCGCCATGAAGCGAAGTAGGAAGAGAATGGAAAGGCTTTATGCAATGGCCCTAGCTGCATCCGATGCCAGCATCGATGCCCCCATTCGTGCTGGAAACGGTGAGTACCTAATGGAATTGTCCATCGGCACCCCACCCATATCTTATTCTGCTATACTGGATACGGGCAGTGACCTGATTTGGACCCAATGCAAGCCCTGCAAGCAGTGTTTCAATCAGCCAACTCCTATATTTGATCCCGCAAAGTCATCTTCTTTCTCCAAGCTGTCGTGCTCTAGCGATCTTTGCAGCGCCCTTCCCTCATCGTCTTGCACGGATGGCAGTTGCGAGTATTTGTACACATACGGTGATTATTCATCGACTCAAGGTTTCATGGCAACCGAAACGTTTACGTTTGGCAAGGTTTCGGTACCAAAAGTTGGGTTCGGGTGTGGACTTGATAACGAAGGAGGTGGGTTCGATCAAGGTGGCGGGCTCATGGGCCTGGGGCGTGGTCCGCTGTCGCTCATCTCCCAACTTGAGGAACCCAAGTTTTCATATTGTCTAACATCAATTGATTCCACGAAATCTAGCACACTTTTGGTGGGATCTCTAGCAAGTCTCAATACCAGCAGCCAAATGGACTCAATCAAGCCCACCCCACTGATAAAAAACCCATCATCACCTTCTTTCTACTATCTTTCCCTTGAAGGGATCACGATTGGTGACACCCGATTGCCCATCGAGAAATCAACTTTTGCAGTCAATGAGGATGGCAGTGGGGGCATGATCATCGACTCGGGTACTACCATCACGTATTTGGAGCAAACTGCATTCGATCTTGTTAAAGGAGAATTCACTAAACAAATGCAACTTCCCGTGGACAAAAGCGGGCAGACAGGACTGGAACTGTGCTTCAGGGTTCCATCCAACACTCAAAGCATTGAGGTGCCGAAGCTCATCTTCCATTTCGAGGGTGGGGCAGATCTGGACTTGCCGGGGGAGAACTACATTATCGCTGATCCAAGTGGAGTGGCGTGCTTGGCAATGGGGAGCTCTCTTGGGATGTCCATCTTTGGGAATTATCAGCAGCAGAATACGTTAGTGGTTCATGATCTTGTCAAAGAGACTATAGCATTTGTGCGCACACAGTGTGATCACTTGTGAATAGTTTATTACCATTATAGATCGTCTTCTATATGAAATGCGTAAAAAACATCAGGggagaaaaggaaataaaacaagaatataTTGAATTCCTTTTTTTCATGCTAATGTTgcgtgtattttatttttaatcaattttattgttgcTTTCTATCTCTCTATCTTCCCACTTcccgtctttttttttttgttttttttaagataattacacttttcttttttaaaatttagtgtaattatacgtaaacttCATGTAGTTGAGAAAATTACAGCTAGCATCTATgaaatttgctttcatttaacaaatatgtCTATCgtttagtaaaaaaatcacttaatttactgatattaataaaaaattgaattaaaatctatatttactccaaattcatttattactATCTTAATGtagattaaatgaatctttttatgataaaattatcttcatacgtcttcacatgTTAGTGCGTGTAAGGAGGTGTATCTTATccattataaggatagtttcgttcgaaaaaattatttgacctgcaataagtcactattaagtcaatcgatggtaaatatcaattttcatttaattttttttataatatcagcacattcagtaaattttgaacgacggagggacttatttatcAGACGAAAGCAAATCTCAAGAATGGTAGATATAACTACATGGAGGTCTAGGTACAATTATCTCAAATCTCAGAAAaggagaatgtaattatccttttttcttttaatatgcCTCTCTTTTATGGCATGGGATCCTCTATTCCCAATAGATGTTTCATCTCCTGCTCCATCTAGGAGCTAAAAACATAAACTGAAAATGCTGATAAGATACATGGGCAAGACAGAGGAATTATACTCTCCTCTTTtaaagtttcgtgtaattatatctaaattttttatagtttgaaaaattacactacaagaaaattacattttctttttttaaaatttggtgtaattatacataaatattacgcagtttagaaaattacatctagcactcctgaaatttgcttctatttaacaaataagtccaccCGTT
Above is a genomic segment from Sesamum indicum cultivar Zhongzhi No. 13 linkage group LG13, S_indicum_v1.0, whole genome shotgun sequence containing:
- the LOC105176057 gene encoding aspartic proteinase nepenthesin-1, whose protein sequence is MMSSFHHFSLCSMALTLVLALVLLFVSPAVSTSRNLIGRQNMKTGFQVTLKHVDSGGNFTKFELLQRAMKRSRKRMERLYAMALAASDASIDAPIRAGNGEYLMELSIGTPPISYSAILDTGSDLIWTQCKPCKQCFNQPTPIFDPAKSSSFSKLSCSSDLCSALPSSSCTDGSCEYLYTYGDYSSTQGFMATETFTFGKVSVPKVGFGCGLDNEGGGFDQGGGLMGLGRGPLSLISQLEEPKFSYCLTSIDSTKSSTLLVGSLASLNTSSQMDSIKPTPLIKNPSSPSFYYLSLEGITIGDTRLPIEKSTFAVNEDGSGGMIIDSGTTITYLEQTAFDLVKGEFTKQMQLPVDKSGQTGLELCFRVPSNTQSIEVPKLIFHFEGGADLDLPGENYIIADPSGVACLAMGSSLGMSIFGNYQQQNTLVVHDLVKETIAFVRTQCDHL